The genomic DNA GCCCCGTTCGTCCAAGCCGGCGGGGTTGGCGAAACGAGCCAATTGAATCTGACCCAGGTCGCGCGTCACGCCGTTGCTGAACACACCGCGGACGATGCCGTCTTCGCCGATGACATAACTGGTCAACACGCCCGGTGCCGAACCGTCTTGGCGCGTCGCGGCCAGCGAAGCGGTTTCGGTTGCAAGGCCCGAAACCGAACTGAAGTCGAGATCGAATTGCAATGGCGACACACTTGGTGAACCGCTTCGGTTGATGTTCACCTGGGTGTTCGACGCCGAGATGAAGTTGCCGTTACCGTCGAAGCGGATCAGACCGGTGCCGACCGAGATTCCATCCGTGGTGGTCGATTGGTTTTCCGAGCTGTCCGCATACCAGCGATAGACCGTCTGTTCGTCGCTCCGTTCTTCCAACGTGGTTGTGATCCGCAGGTCCAGCGGGTTACCTAGCGAGTCGTAGACGACGAGGTCCGCGACCGCACTGGTTCCTTCCGCTTCTTGGATCGTGCCAAAGGCGAGGTTCGGGACGGTCACGTTGCCAAGATCGTCTTCGATCCGGAACGATGTCAGGTCGATATCTAATGCATTGAGTTCGCCGGTATTGCTGACAAACCGGATGGTCCCGTCTTGGATGTACCCGCCAGGAATCAACGTTCCTGTTTCGCCTGGGATGTTGTTTTCCGAGGCGGGGATCGGATTTTGCGAATCGATTTGCAAGATCTGAATTCCCGACGCCGATTCGACAAAATCGATTAGGTCTTGAACCGTTGAAGTCGCCGTGATCTCCAGTTCTTTGGTTCCCAGCAAACGATTCCCTTTTTCACCCTGATAGGACATCGTTCCCACGGTGAAGACTGGCGAATAATTGAGTCCGTCCCGTTTGAGGACGTTGGTCAACAGCGTGTTGCTGTTGATCGTGGGGCCGTTGAGATCCAACAGCTTGTTTCCCGTGATGTCCAGATCGGAGATCTCTGCATCGGACTTACTGTCGGTGTACGTGTCGTACGGCGTGACCGTATCGACGAGATAAAAGTTGTTTTGATCGTTGGCAAGGTTCCGGTAGATGCGGATTTCATCATATTCCGGGAAACCGCCACCGGTGGGCGGAGTCGGCGGGATTGGGAAGCCGTCGAGTGTGATACGCCCATCGACGACGTTCTGTGGTCCGATCAGAACGCTAGGAATACTCTCGGTCGAACCCGATTTGTGGTACGTCACCATGTAGGTGTAGTTGCCGCTGAGGGTGTCGGTGTCCAGGGCGGTGGTCGATAGGGCGGTGGAGCCGTCGTCGATATACGTTCCGCCGGTGGTCGCGGTATCGAGCTGGAAGAACTCGGTGCCCCCAGCGGCCGTCCGGTAGATGTTCACCGAGGTGTATTCCGGTGAAGGCGACGCTGGCAGATTGCCCAGCGTGATCTGTTGCCCGGTCGCCGCGTTGACCGAAACTGCCGCGCTGGGGACCGTTTCGCGACCTGCGTTGTCGACATAGGTGAAGCGATATTGATAATTGCCCGCAGCGAGGGCGCCACCTCCCGCAACCGCGGTTGAGACGCCGGTCGACGAGGGAACCGGCGATGTGCCAATGTCGATGTCGCTGCCATCGGGACGTGGGACCGCGGCATCCCCAAGGATAGCGCTTTGAATGACCTGGGAGACGTCGGCGACTTCCCCTTGGGGCGTCAACGTGCCTTCAAAGGTCACTTCGGTCGTCGATTTCGCGACGCTTTCACTGCCCAACGGAATCGTGATCGGCTTCAATTGCGTCTCTTCGATCCGGAACGAATCGTCGGCACCAAATCCAAGCAACCGCTGCCCTGTGGCGGTGGTCAGTTGATTTTCGCTGTTGAGCTTAAAAATGCCGTTTCGTGTGTAGAGGTTCTCGCCCTGAGAACTTTCCACGATGAAGAATCCTTCCCCCTGAATCGCCAGGTGCGATGGGGTGGAACTGATTTCGATCGTTCCTTGGGTGAAGTCGGAGGTGATTTCGGCGACCTGCACCCCCAAGCCGATCTGGCGTGGGTTGGTGCCGCCGTTTTCCGCCGTCGGGGCGGCACCTAACGACTGGGTCTGCAAGAACTGCGTTGCAAAGACAGCGGTTGAAGCTTTAAACCCAACCGTCTGTGCATTGGCCAAGTTGTTGCCGATTACATCGATCTGGGTTTCAGCGGCGCTGAGGCCCGTCAATGCCGTGCTGAGTGCAGATGCCAGTCCCATGCTCATTCCCTAATTGCGATCATTACGTCGCGGGAGAGGATGCTAGCTGGCTAGCCTTCGACAATCTCCCGGATGTTCCCAACTTGTATCGTCTTTTCACCAATGTGAACTTTGACATTCCGGGAATCTCCGCCGTCACTATCGGTCTCAACCGAAACCCGATCGATCTTTCCCGTGATTTCTTCGGCGTCGTCGCTGAGGCCGGAGACCTCGCGGCCGATCAGATTGCTAGCGGTCGTCAACTGTTGGCTGACCGAGAGATTCCCAAGAGTTTCGGTCAATTCGTTCGTCGCACCAATCTCGCGAATCTGCCCAACCTGTGCCAGCATGTCGGCATTTTCCATCGGATTCAGCGGATCCTGGTTCTGCATTTCGGTGATCAGCAACGTCAAAAAATCGTCGAGATTCAGGTCGTTCAGCCCACTCTCGGAAGCATTCGCCGAAGTGCTAGCGGATGCGGTGGAACCTGTTGCAGAAATTTGAGACATCCGACATTCCTGTAAGCGACAATTTGGACGATTAAAAATTTAGTTTCGGCGCGTAGGATACGCTTCCCAATCGTCTCGCCACCATCGCAGTTTTTCCCGGCTCAGCCATGGGGGACGATGCTTGCAATCGAAACGTTGCCGGCAGAGAATCGCTAGCTGCCAACGAACGGTGTCGTGAGGTTACGCCACGAGATCCAATTGAGAGGTCGACGAGCCCGAATGCCTATTGATATCGGGTACCGGTTCGCTTTTCGCAACCGAATCGGGCAACGAACGCGTTGGGCCGGCGAAACGCTGGAATGATTCGTGCGTTTCTTGTTGACTTCCCTGGTGGGCGCTGGCTTCGCTGTCGGTGGAGATCTCGATCGATTCGATCTCAAATCCCTGTTCGGCCAGCCGGTTCTTGAGGTCGTGCAAGTTTTCCCGCAGCGCCTGCGAAGCCGCTTCCGATTCGGTCACGATCCGCGCATTGATCTTTCGCCCCGAAACGTTGACATCGATTCCCATCGATCCCAGACGCGGTGGGTGCAGACGAATCTTTAAGCTGCCACCGTCGGTTCCCAGTTGCTGGAAGGCGCGGGAGACGCGCTGCAGCAAACGCGCTCGATCGGCTTGGTCCAACCTACCCGCTTCGGTCGTCTTGGCCTTCTCCGCCGTTGGATTCACCGTCGCATCCGACTTGGTGCTTCCGACCGATGGGCCCGCGTCGGGCAATTGGGTGGTTGCTGTCTGCGAGACCGATTCCGATTGCCGCGCGGCGGCCGCAGGAACCGCGGCGGCATTCAGGTGAACGGTTGCTTTGGGTTCGGTAGCGTGAAGCTCCTGTGGAACCGCGTCGACGGTAGGTTCCAAATCGAAGGAGGCCGCATCGGTCGCGGGAAGTTCGTCTTGAAAGTCGGGGGCCGCCGATTCACCACCACCACTGTCGCTGGATGTTTGCTCCGACGCGACGACGGCTGTTGTTTGACCGACGATCCGTGGGCTGGTTGCATCGTCTGTCGATTCGTTGTCGTTGGCACCACGTTCAGTCTGCCCACCGGTTTCCGCCAGTTCCGGTTCGGTTTCCACGCGTTCGATGGCTGGACCTTGCTGTTCCTGCGTCGCTTCGTCGGTTTCGGATGCCTGCGTGAATGAATTCAGTTCCGTTTCCACCACAGGCTCTTCGGTTGCCGTGGCTGTGGGGAGATCGGCAGTCTCCTTGGAAGACGCTGCTGCCGCCGCCGCGACATCCGCCACGTCATCGATCGATTCATCGACGACGTCAGCCACCGTGGTCGTGTCCGAAGGGAGCTCTTGCGACCCTGCTTCCGCGACAGTCCAATCGGCTTCGTTGGAAAACGCAGCGTCCGCCTCCGTTGCGGTCTCGGTATCGCCGGCACCCTCCAACGTGACCGCAGCGTCTTCGGAAACCAATCCCTCTGCCGAGAGCGCTTCGTCGCCGGGCGTTGGCGTGCTCGACGGCGTTTCCGCCTGAGCAACGGTGATCTCGGCCGGGATCGGTTCGTCTACGGCACTCTCCAACGGATCGGAAGCTTGCACCCGTGGCGTGGTCGCTGCTTGGGCGATTCCGGTCGGTTCCGGTTGTTCGTCGTCATCGCGATTGTTGGCCGCGGCCTTTGCCGATTCCGAAGGGCTTTTGGAGTCGTCGGTTTTGGGCTGGGGACGCTCGCGCGGCACGGGGGGCGTTGCCGGAGCGGCTTCAAAGATTTGAGCAAAGCCGTTCGACAAATCGATGGAGTCCAACTTCAATCGCGACGCGCTGCTTTGGTCGCGGCGAATTGCGTTGAGCGAATTGAGCGAAAATTTGTCGCCCATCGGTGACCTCCCCTGTCGCGCCCGAGTCGACTGGGGCGGACTCGCGAAGTCCGGCCGGCAGATCGCTACTCGTCACGCGCCTTGTCGATAACTGTTTTTTCAGGTTCGCCTGCACCGATTTGGTTCAGGATCTGTTGCAGCTTGTCCGCTTCGTCGGGCGAAACAAACTCCTTCAAGATCTTCTTTCGTTTATCTGGTTGCATGGCTTTAACGATTGCAACGACGTCGTTAAGGTCACCCCCGTCTAACATTCGGATTAATTGATCCTTGCTGGTCGCGGGCGGCAGCGATTCGAGCGTCGTCTGCAGCGATTTCATCGCTTCGTCTTGAGTGCCTTGAGAAAGTTCGGCCAATTTGCGGTAGAACGCATCTTTTCGCGTGTCGAAACGCGACTCTTTCGATCGCAATCGCTCCTGAACCACCTGCAATTGGTTGTAATAGTTCTCCTGAGCGCGACGGCGCAGATCCATCTCCAACCCGTCGCGAGCGCGCTGGGCCAGGACCTCTTCAAAGCTAGGAATCGGTTCGGTTTTCGCCGCGCGAATGCTATCGGCGACCCGATCCCCCGAGATGTCGATGCCATTCATCAACCCCACGATCTTGGTGGTGCTAGCGGCATTTAGATTCCCGCGGACCGCAAGAACTCCCACGACCAACAGCTGAGTCAGTACCGTGGCGACGCAAAATCCAGCGATTCCTTTAGTTAACATCGATTAAGTGCCCCGTAGGGTGTTTTCTGCTGATTGATGAAGCACCGCGGCAACTTCGTCCATTTCGGCCTGCATCCGCGTTTGTTCTTCACTTCGATAGGCATCCAACGCCCGATCGCGCAGCTTTTCGATTCGTTTGACTTCTTGATCGGCTGTCTGCAGGATACTTTCCCGTTTTTGCAGTTCGACCTGGATCTGGCCGACCTGCTGCTGAAGTGTAGCTTTTTCTTGCTCGACAAGAATTTCGTGGCGTCCCTGGGACAACAACCGGTCGACACTGATCGCCCCTTTTAAATAGGTACCGCGTTCCGACTTAAGTTCGGCCAAATTACGGTCTTTCTCGGCAATCCGGTTCTCAAGGATGCCCAACGCCTGGTTCGCATCGGCCAAACCGCGTCGCGCTGCGTCGCGTTCGTTTTGACGCAGGCTCAGCAGTGATGCCAGCCGAAATTTGAATCCTCGCATCCTCCATCTCCTTTGTCGTCGTGGCGGCTGGTGCGATTCGGACTCAGCCGGCCGATGGTTATTGGTTGGGGCATCCCGTTGAGTTCATCATCCGGCAAGCGTTTGCATCGCCTTCATCGTGATCCCTAGCGGGGAGACTTCGTTCGACTTTTGCACAAGAAACTGCCGCACCATCGGTTGCATCTCGATCGTTTTATCGAGGTCGGGATTGGTGCCGGCGCGATAGGCGCCAATGTTGATCAGGTCTTCGTTAGTGCGGTAATTGGCTAACCATTTGCGCAGCTGTGTCGCGGCGGCAAGCGATTTGGCGGGGATCAGTTTGGTCTGCAATCGGCTGAGGCTTTCCAGCACATCGATCGCTGGCCAGTGGCCTTCGGATCCCAATTTGCGGCTGAGGATAAAGTGGCCGTCCAACAGGCCGCGCAGGTTGTCGCTGATCGGTTCGTTGTTGTCGTCGCCATCGACAAGGACGGCGTAGAACGCGGTGATCGATCCTCGTTCGGTGCGGCCCGATTGTTCAACCAACTTGGGCAGCGTCGAAAAGACCGACGGCGGATAACCGCGCGTTGTGGGAGGTTCACCGACCGCCAGACCGATCTCGCGTTGAGCGGTCGCAAAGCGGGTGATCGAATCCATCAACAGGACCACGTTTTTGCCTTGATCGCGAAGCGCCGTGGCGATCGCCGTGGCGGTCCACGCGGCTTGGATCCGCATCGTTGCCGGTTGATCGTTTGTCGAAACAACAAGCGTGCTGCGGGCCATCCCTTCTTTGCCTAGCGTGTGTTCGATGAACTCGCGGACCTCGCGGCCCCGCTCGCCAATCAACCCGATCACGACGGCATCGGCTTTGGAGTTCTTGGCCAGCATGCCCATCAGGGTACTCTTGCCGCCACCGGCTCCGGCAAAGATGCCCAGCCGTTGTCCGAGCCCACAGGTCAGCAGGCCATCGATCGAACGGATCCCCGTCTCGAAGACGGTCTCGATCGGTGGGCGATCCAACGAGGCGGGCGGTTCCATGTTGATCGAGGTCGTAGTCAGCGAGGCGGGCAGCGGGCGTCCGTCCAATGGGCGGCCCAAAGCGTCGACGACCCGGCCGATCAGCCCTTCACCCAATCGCAGGTTCACGCTGTGGCTCTGCAGTTCGACTGGATCGCCCGACGAAAGAGCCGACAATTCGTCCATTACCGCCAGGATCGGCGAATCGTCGCGGAAGCCGATCACCTTGGCAGCGCCCTTCTGCCCGCTGCGGGTGTGGATCGTGCAGATCGAACCGACAGGCACGCTCAGCCCACGGACCTCGACCCGGTTGCCGACGATCGCATGGACCGACCCGACGACGCGTCCGTTGATCGCGTTGCGGATCGTCTGGCGGTAATCTTCGGCTTTCACCAGTTCGGGGAAGGGAGCGTTCTTCATGCGTTTTCCGTTTGCGGCGGTCGTGATTCGATAGGACGCCCATGCAGGGAGGGCTATTGGTCGTCGCTTTTCAGCCCCAGGTGTTGGGCGAGTGTTTCCATCTGTGTCGATAGTTGTAAATCGATGTGTCCGCCCTCTTGGCGGACCACGACGCCCATCGGTTCGACCGTTTCGTCCGGTTCGATGTGCGTTTCCTGAGGCAATCCGGGGCGTCGGACGATGCGATCCAATTGCTGGCCCAAGACGCTTAGCGTTTCCGGGTGAACGGCCAAGGTGATCTTCCGTGCTCCGCGGACGGCGTCGAGCGCTTCGTTGGCCCACGCGATCAGGATATCATCGTTGTTCTGAATCGCATGGCGTGTCAACTTCTGAGCGATCTCGAATGCGATCTCCAACGTGTTGCGTTGCCATTGTTGCAACCATTCCTGTTCGGTCTGCCACAGTTCATCGATCGTCGATTCGAGGGTTGCCAAACGGCTGTGCACAGCCGTATCGACAGCAACCTTCACTCGTTGATCGATCACTTCGTTGGCATCTTTTAGTCCTTCTTCGCGACCGGCTTCGCGGGCTTGCTTTTGGATCGCTTCTGCATCGGCGTGCGCTTGTTTGATGATCGCTGCGGCCGATTGTTGCGCTTGGTCGAGTTCTTGAGAGGCACGGTTTGCCAGATCGTCCAAGTTAAAACCAGCCACGCCCGAGAAGCCAGGATCCCGTTTGTTGGATTTGGATTTCAGAATGATCGACACGATCGGTTACTCGGTGGATGCGGGGAAAGGGGCAGTCGCGTCGCTTACGCTGCGAAGCTCATTTGGGATGGGGACGACGTCGGGGTATGCAATTCGGGCAGCTTGCCCGCGTCATGTAATTGCATCGCTGCGTCGTAGAGTTCGCGTTGGCTGGCATCGATCTGTCGCAGTTCGACGTTGTCGATTTGCCGCATCAATCCCTGAACTTCGCGACGTTGATTGCGTGGCAGGATCGCTAACAATCGCTGAACAACGCGTGGATCCATCCCGCACAACGCGAGGATGGCCGTGTCGACCTCGACCTCCAACAGCACGCGGCGGAGCGCATCGGCGGGCAGGCGTTCGATCGGCGCAAAATCGATCGGCGTCGGTTCGCTGTCGAGATCCAGGTGCAATTCGTCGACAACCTCCAATGGATCGATCGCCATCGAATCGGTCTCGTCCAGTTGCGGCGGCGGTTCGGGAGTTGCGATTTCCTCGTCGACGAGGGGCCGCGGTGGCAGCGAAGCCACGAGTTCGGGATGGTCGGTCGCGAGGTCGGTCAGGATTTGCTCGCGTTGCGTAAGGTCCAAGTGAGTTAGGATCGAGGCCAACGATCGGCTGCCCGCCTGAGGTTCGGCCGGCATCACCTTCTTCATCAGCCCTTGCAAGTGCTCGCTGATCTCTTGAATCGCTTGACTGGGGATTTCCGTGATCGCAGCCAGCCGTTGGATCGCGGATTTGCAAACCGCTGTCGGAAGGTCGCCGAGAAGTTTGGCGGCGACCGCCGGTTGCATCGATGCCAATACGATCGCAACGGTTTGCGGGTGTTCATCCGACAGGGCACTGACGAGCGCACGGATCGGCATCTCGTTCAGAAAATGCAGCGGATCGTGTGATTCCGCTTCTTCGTCGGCGGAGTGTTCCGCGGGGGAAGCGGTTGTGGTGTGAGCCGCCGCCACGACGGGTTCCGAGTGGACGGGGGGCGTTCTTGGAGTGGTGACGCTTTGCGACTTCTGCATGAAGTCGGCGATCGCCATCTTCCGTTCCAGCGGATCGATTCCGGAGAGCTGCGAGATTGCGTACCGAACCTGCGCCGCTCGCGATGGAGGCATCTTGGCCAGCAACTGGGTCGCCGTGACCTGATCGAGACTGTCCAGCAAGACAGCGACGCGACGAAGCGAACCCTGATCCACAACCAATCCCTCCGATGAATAGACAAGCAAACACAGAAAAGCTTATAGCGAGCCGAGCTCGATGGCGGAAGAGAAGTTGCGGGGAGGTTTTGAGCGTTGGGGAGTTTGGGGATGGTTCGGCGGGTGGGCAGTTCCCGGAGCTCCCCTGGCGAGGAGTCGGGGCGCGAGCGATCGAGAACTCTTTGTCAGTCCCCTTCCCTTGCGATCGAAGGCGATCGGTCAGGCCCCACCCAACGGACTCGCGGCGAGCTACCGAATCAAAAAAAATGCGAAAGTTTTTGCTAGCATAACAATTGGTATCGTCTGGCCTGACAGCAGCCGCATGCTAGCAAATGTGCTAGAGAAATCCAGCTCCGCGATGCGCTGAATACGTTGCAAGGTGGGGGGAGACAGAAGGGCCCCAATTGAGTCAAAACCTATATAAAACGGGGGAGGCACCAATCTGCTCACTTGACATTTGCACATGCTCGGGAATAACTTACAAGGACAGCCATTGATCCCCATCGTTGCTTGGGAATGGTCCCGCTGAAACCCCATGTTATGCATCGAGATTTG from Rosistilla carotiformis includes the following:
- a CDS encoding flagellar hook-length control protein FliK, with the protein product MGDKFSLNSLNAIRRDQSSASRLKLDSIDLSNGFAQIFEAAPATPPVPRERPQPKTDDSKSPSESAKAAANNRDDDEQPEPTGIAQAATTPRVQASDPLESAVDEPIPAEITVAQAETPSSTPTPGDEALSAEGLVSEDAAVTLEGAGDTETATEADAAFSNEADWTVAEAGSQELPSDTTTVADVVDESIDDVADVAAAAAASSKETADLPTATATEEPVVETELNSFTQASETDEATQEQQGPAIERVETEPELAETGGQTERGANDNESTDDATSPRIVGQTTAVVASEQTSSDSGGGESAAPDFQDELPATDAASFDLEPTVDAVPQELHATEPKATVHLNAAAVPAAAARQSESVSQTATTQLPDAGPSVGSTKSDATVNPTAEKAKTTEAGRLDQADRARLLQRVSRAFQQLGTDGGSLKIRLHPPRLGSMGIDVNVSGRKINARIVTESEAASQALRENLHDLKNRLAEQGFEIESIEISTDSEASAHQGSQQETHESFQRFAGPTRSLPDSVAKSEPVPDINRHSGSSTSQLDLVA
- a CDS encoding FliH/SctL family protein, encoding MSIILKSKSNKRDPGFSGVAGFNLDDLANRASQELDQAQQSAAAIIKQAHADAEAIQKQAREAGREEGLKDANEVIDQRVKVAVDTAVHSRLATLESTIDELWQTEQEWLQQWQRNTLEIAFEIAQKLTRHAIQNNDDILIAWANEALDAVRGARKITLAVHPETLSVLGQQLDRIVRRPGLPQETHIEPDETVEPMGVVVRQEGGHIDLQLSTQMETLAQHLGLKSDDQ
- a CDS encoding flagellar hook assembly protein FlgD yields the protein MSQISATGSTASASTSANASESGLNDLNLDDFLTLLITEMQNQDPLNPMENADMLAQVGQIREIGATNELTETLGNLSVSQQLTTASNLIGREVSGLSDDAEEITGKIDRVSVETDSDGGDSRNVKVHIGEKTIQVGNIREIVEG
- the fliJ gene encoding flagellar export protein FliJ, translated to MRGFKFRLASLLSLRQNERDAARRGLADANQALGILENRIAEKDRNLAELKSERGTYLKGAISVDRLLSQGRHEILVEQEKATLQQQVGQIQVELQKRESILQTADQEVKRIEKLRDRALDAYRSEEQTRMQAEMDEVAAVLHQSAENTLRGT
- a CDS encoding FliI/YscN family ATPase — translated: MKNAPFPELVKAEDYRQTIRNAINGRVVGSVHAIVGNRVEVRGLSVPVGSICTIHTRSGQKGAAKVIGFRDDSPILAVMDELSALSSGDPVELQSHSVNLRLGEGLIGRVVDALGRPLDGRPLPASLTTTSINMEPPASLDRPPIETVFETGIRSIDGLLTCGLGQRLGIFAGAGGGKSTLMGMLAKNSKADAVVIGLIGERGREVREFIEHTLGKEGMARSTLVVSTNDQPATMRIQAAWTATAIATALRDQGKNVVLLMDSITRFATAQREIGLAVGEPPTTRGYPPSVFSTLPKLVEQSGRTERGSITAFYAVLVDGDDNNEPISDNLRGLLDGHFILSRKLGSEGHWPAIDVLESLSRLQTKLIPAKSLAAATQLRKWLANYRTNEDLINIGAYRAGTNPDLDKTIEMQPMVRQFLVQKSNEVSPLGITMKAMQTLAG
- a CDS encoding FliG C-terminal domain-containing protein, translated to MDQGSLRRVAVLLDSLDQVTATQLLAKMPPSRAAQVRYAISQLSGIDPLERKMAIADFMQKSQSVTTPRTPPVHSEPVVAAAHTTTASPAEHSADEEAESHDPLHFLNEMPIRALVSALSDEHPQTVAIVLASMQPAVAAKLLGDLPTAVCKSAIQRLAAITEIPSQAIQEISEHLQGLMKKVMPAEPQAGSRSLASILTHLDLTQREQILTDLATDHPELVASLPPRPLVDEEIATPEPPPQLDETDSMAIDPLEVVDELHLDLDSEPTPIDFAPIERLPADALRRVLLEVEVDTAILALCGMDPRVVQRLLAILPRNQRREVQGLMRQIDNVELRQIDASQRELYDAAMQLHDAGKLPELHTPTSSPSQMSFAA
- a CDS encoding flagellar hook-basal body complex protein; translated protein: MGLASALSTALTGLSAAETQIDVIGNNLANAQTVGFKASTAVFATQFLQTQSLGAAPTAENGGTNPRQIGLGVQVAEITSDFTQGTIEISSTPSHLAIQGEGFFIVESSQGENLYTRNGIFKLNSENQLTTATGQRLLGFGADDSFRIEETQLKPITIPLGSESVAKSTTEVTFEGTLTPQGEVADVSQVIQSAILGDAAVPRPDGSDIDIGTSPVPSSTGVSTAVAGGGALAAGNYQYRFTYVDNAGRETVPSAAVSVNAATGQQITLGNLPASPSPEYTSVNIYRTAAGGTEFFQLDTATTGGTYIDDGSTALSTTALDTDTLSGNYTYMVTYHKSGSTESIPSVLIGPQNVVDGRITLDGFPIPPTPPTGGGFPEYDEIRIYRNLANDQNNFYLVDTVTPYDTYTDSKSDAEISDLDITGNKLLDLNGPTINSNTLLTNVLKRDGLNYSPVFTVGTMSYQGEKGNRLLGTKELEITATSTVQDLIDFVESASGIQILQIDSQNPIPASENNIPGETGTLIPGGYIQDGTIRFVSNTGELNALDIDLTSFRIEDDLGNVTVPNLAFGTIQEAEGTSAVADLVVYDSLGNPLDLRITTTLEERSDEQTVYRWYADSSENQSTTTDGISVGTGLIRFDGNGNFISASNTQVNINRSGSPSVSPLQFDLDFSSVSGLATETASLAATRQDGSAPGVLTSYVIGEDGIVRGVFSNGVTRDLGQIQLARFANPAGLDERGQNLYAQGINTGLPVQGGPGENGIGAIRAGALELSNTDMGADLVDLVLAGTQYRGNTRVITSTQELLDELLNLAR
- a CDS encoding MotE family protein, which produces MLTKGIAGFCVATVLTQLLVVGVLAVRGNLNAASTTKIVGLMNGIDISGDRVADSIRAAKTEPIPSFEEVLAQRARDGLEMDLRRRAQENYYNQLQVVQERLRSKESRFDTRKDAFYRKLAELSQGTQDEAMKSLQTTLESLPPATSKDQLIRMLDGGDLNDVVAIVKAMQPDKRKKILKEFVSPDEADKLQQILNQIGAGEPEKTVIDKARDE